One genomic segment of Alkalimarinus alittae includes these proteins:
- the pilQ gene encoding type IV pilus secretin PilQ produces the protein MNILYAEIDNKQLRLKNNMYYRALMLLGALCFSLFSIQANAVVLKDISFASLAGDRTEITLAFDGTPPEPKGYTIEKPARIALDLAGVTNALSAKYHSLGVGNAQGLTVIGAKDRTRLIVNLVELVPYASTVDGNNIILMVGSADAPKASSTGTMASKPSKARAAAKAAVTDVDFRRGEKGDGQIVLTLSSPKIDVDMSEEGGLIKLSLAGVDLPEGLQRRLDVADFATPVKRIDSKLGDNGVEITIKSEGNYDYLAYQADNQFTISVEELTAQEVDQRKKDKFPYTGEKLSLNFQNIEVRSVLQLIADFTGLNLVASDTVGGQITLRLQNVPWDQALELVLKTKGLDKRKIGNVLLVAPADEIAAREKLELETNKQVAALAPVRLEVVQINYAKAQDIVALLQADKELISGRGFISSDERTNTISVRETADKQEQIRRLIATWDIPVRQVLIEARIVKARTNIASDLGIQWGGAVVDSGSNHLGFGGGSYETTSQVSQGQAITFPGANMVDLGVTKAGASSFALGFTNDHVLLQMELSALESDGRGEVVAQPKIVTADRQTATIKSGEEIPYQEASSSGATSVSFKEAVLSLEVTPQITPDGKVIMDLKINQDNRGEVTAGIPSIETNEITTQVLVGNGETVVLGGIFQTEVGTTITKTPFLGDIPYLGTLFRRTENIDERAELLIFITPKLLNRGLVDN, from the coding sequence ATGAATATTTTATATGCTGAAATCGATAATAAACAATTGAGGTTGAAGAATAATATGTATTATCGGGCGTTAATGCTGTTAGGTGCACTCTGCTTTTCTCTATTTTCAATTCAGGCTAACGCTGTTGTATTGAAAGATATTAGTTTTGCTTCGTTAGCTGGAGACAGAACTGAAATTACATTGGCTTTTGACGGTACCCCGCCTGAACCAAAGGGATACACAATTGAAAAGCCAGCTCGCATCGCGCTGGACTTAGCTGGCGTTACTAACGCTTTAAGCGCTAAATACCATAGTTTGGGTGTGGGTAATGCGCAGGGACTAACGGTTATAGGGGCTAAAGATAGAACGCGTCTTATCGTGAATCTTGTGGAGCTAGTGCCGTATGCATCAACAGTTGATGGTAATAATATTATTTTAATGGTTGGCTCAGCTGATGCGCCTAAGGCGTCTTCAACTGGAACAATGGCTAGCAAGCCTTCAAAGGCTCGAGCAGCAGCTAAGGCCGCGGTGACTGATGTTGATTTTAGACGCGGTGAGAAAGGCGATGGACAGATTGTTTTAACCCTGTCTTCACCTAAAATTGACGTTGATATGTCTGAAGAAGGTGGACTGATTAAGTTGTCACTAGCAGGTGTTGATCTTCCTGAAGGGCTACAGCGTCGTCTAGATGTTGCTGACTTTGCCACACCGGTAAAGAGAATTGACTCAAAACTAGGTGATAATGGCGTTGAAATTACAATTAAGTCTGAAGGTAATTATGACTACCTCGCTTACCAAGCAGACAACCAGTTCACCATCAGTGTCGAAGAGTTAACCGCTCAAGAAGTGGATCAGCGTAAAAAGGATAAATTCCCTTATACCGGTGAAAAGCTATCGCTTAACTTTCAAAACATTGAAGTTCGGTCTGTATTACAGTTGATTGCTGACTTTACTGGTCTTAACTTAGTAGCAAGTGACACTGTCGGCGGTCAAATTACATTAAGACTTCAAAATGTGCCTTGGGATCAGGCGCTTGAGTTAGTGCTTAAAACCAAGGGGCTTGATAAGCGTAAGATTGGTAACGTGCTGTTGGTGGCGCCTGCTGATGAAATCGCAGCAAGAGAAAAGCTAGAGCTAGAAACTAACAAGCAAGTAGCAGCCCTTGCGCCAGTTAGACTTGAAGTGGTGCAAATTAATTATGCAAAAGCTCAAGATATTGTTGCGCTTTTACAGGCAGATAAAGAGCTGATCTCGGGTCGAGGTTTTATCTCTTCTGACGAACGAACTAATACAATAAGTGTGCGAGAAACTGCAGATAAGCAAGAACAAATCCGACGCTTAATAGCAACTTGGGATATTCCGGTTCGCCAAGTGCTTATTGAGGCGCGCATCGTTAAGGCAAGGACCAATATTGCCAGTGATCTAGGAATTCAGTGGGGGGGCGCTGTTGTGGACTCAGGCTCTAACCATCTTGGTTTTGGTGGTGGCAGTTATGAAACTACATCTCAGGTATCTCAAGGCCAAGCTATAACGTTCCCTGGTGCCAATATGGTTGATTTGGGAGTGACTAAAGCAGGTGCATCTTCATTTGCTTTAGGCTTTACAAATGATCACGTGCTGCTTCAAATGGAATTGTCGGCTCTTGAGTCGGATGGCCGTGGAGAGGTGGTTGCACAGCCTAAAATTGTTACCGCAGATCGTCAGACAGCTACGATTAAATCGGGTGAAGAGATACCTTACCAAGAAGCTTCGTCAAGTGGTGCAACTTCAGTTTCTTTTAAGGAGGCTGTGTTGAGTCTTGAGGTTACGCCTCAAATTACCCCAGACGGTAAAGTAATCATGGATTTAAAGATTAATCAAGATAACCGTGGTGAAGTGACTGCAGGGATACCGAGTATTGAAACCAATGAGATCACGACTCAAGTATTAGTTGGCAATGGTGAAACGGTTGTTCTTGGCGGCATCTTTCAGACGGAAGTTGGGACGACTATAACCAAGACTCCATTTTTAGGGGATATTCCTTACTTAGGCACGTTGTTTAGGCGCACAGAGAATATTGATGAAAGAGCTGAGCTGCTAATATTTATCACGCCTAAGCTGTTGAATAGAGGGTTGGTTGATAACTAA
- a CDS encoding pilus assembly protein PilP, translating to MNIRNLLTILGVSFVISGCTGGDGFADLDQFMDETKAKPRGKVEPLPEFKAYQSFTYSAANRRDPFSRPIDVVLSSVVEEKTESNVKPNVDRPKELLETFGLGSLKMVGTLQRQEANTLWALISDNEGGIHRVKAGQYLGKNHGRIVAIEESQLELIEIVPNGRGGWLERPRSIALDDQ from the coding sequence GTGAATATTAGAAACCTGCTGACAATATTAGGTGTTTCCTTTGTTATTTCTGGCTGTACTGGTGGGGACGGGTTTGCAGATCTTGACCAGTTTATGGATGAGACTAAGGCTAAACCAAGAGGGAAGGTTGAACCGTTACCTGAGTTTAAAGCCTACCAGTCGTTTACGTACAGTGCAGCTAATCGACGAGACCCGTTTTCAAGACCCATTGATGTAGTATTGAGCTCAGTGGTGGAAGAAAAGACTGAAAGTAACGTTAAGCCTAACGTGGATCGACCGAAAGAATTACTCGAAACGTTTGGGTTGGGCTCATTAAAAATGGTCGGAACGTTACAGCGACAAGAGGCAAATACTTTATGGGCACTCATTAGTGATAATGAAGGCGGTATACATAGGGTTAAGGCCGGACAGTATCTAGGAAAAAATCATGGGCGCATCGTCGCCATTGAAGAAAGTCAGCTTGAATTGATAGAAATTGTACCAAATGGTCGTGGCGGCTGGTTGGAAAGACCCCGTTCTATCGCTCTGGATGATCAGTAA
- the pilO gene encoding type IV pilus inner membrane component PilO: protein MSFAESLESLKNFDVNDLDFNNAGSWPGPIKAIVSFIVVALVVGGGYWFLIQDQITQLDQVASKEAELKQQFETKAYKVANLAAYKLQMLEMEESFGALLKQLPTDTEVPGLLEDITNTGLGSGLEFKEIKLKPETKKEFYIELPIQIAVKGTYHDIASFVSGVASLPRIVTLHDFSITPEKGGEGIMSMSIEAKTYRYKAGRKGK, encoded by the coding sequence GTGAGTTTTGCAGAATCACTCGAAAGCCTAAAGAATTTCGATGTCAATGACCTCGATTTTAATAATGCCGGCTCGTGGCCTGGCCCAATCAAAGCAATTGTTAGTTTTATTGTTGTTGCACTTGTTGTGGGGGGAGGTTATTGGTTTTTAATTCAAGATCAAATAACCCAGTTAGACCAGGTGGCGAGCAAAGAAGCTGAACTTAAGCAGCAGTTTGAAACTAAAGCGTATAAAGTGGCAAATTTAGCTGCCTACAAGTTGCAAATGCTTGAAATGGAAGAATCGTTTGGTGCGCTTCTTAAGCAGTTGCCGACGGATACTGAAGTTCCAGGTTTATTGGAGGATATAACCAATACTGGGTTAGGTAGCGGCTTGGAGTTTAAAGAAATCAAGCTAAAGCCTGAAACTAAAAAAGAATTTTATATTGAACTTCCGATACAAATTGCTGTAAAAGGCACCTACCATGACATCGCATCCTTTGTTAGTGGTGTGGCGAGCTTGCCTCGAATTGTAACGTTGCATGATTTCTCCATAACCCCTGAAAAAGGCGGTGAGGGAATAATGTCTATGAGTATAGAAGCGAAAACCTACCGTTATAAAGCAGGGAGGAAAGGTAAGTGA
- a CDS encoding PilN domain-containing protein: protein MAKINLRPWREELRAERQKQFIAMLVGVLIIAIGVVFLWQGHMASEIEYQQSRNNYLQTSMVVLDKKIKEIEGLKKKKKELLARMKVIQDLQGTRPVIVRVFDELVRTLPDGLYYSKVTKKGDQLSIVGLAESNNRIAGLMRNFEASEWFGEPNLTAVKAVAKGEPASQFNMTVAQKTPEDKKETKK from the coding sequence ATGGCAAAGATTAACCTCCGGCCTTGGCGAGAGGAACTTCGGGCCGAACGACAGAAACAATTTATTGCAATGCTAGTTGGTGTGCTCATTATTGCTATTGGCGTTGTTTTTCTCTGGCAAGGGCATATGGCCTCAGAGATTGAGTATCAGCAGTCTCGAAATAATTATCTTCAGACCTCAATGGTTGTTCTAGACAAAAAGATCAAAGAAATTGAAGGTCTCAAGAAAAAGAAAAAAGAACTGCTAGCTAGAATGAAAGTTATACAAGATTTGCAGGGTACTCGGCCTGTTATTGTCAGAGTCTTTGATGAGCTTGTTAGAACGCTACCTGATGGACTTTACTATAGTAAGGTAACCAAAAAAGGTGATCAGTTGAGCATTGTCGGTTTGGCAGAGTCAAATAACCGAATTGCAGGGTTAATGCGAAATTTTGAGGCGTCTGAGTGGTTTGGTGAGCCTAATTTAACTGCTGTTAAGGCGGTAGCAAAGGGTGAACCGGCGAGTCAATTTAATATGACTGTGGCTCAGAAAACTCCGGAAGATAAAAAGGAGACAAAGAAGTGA